The following are encoded together in the Flavobacterium sp. TR2 genome:
- a CDS encoding SDR family NAD(P)-dependent oxidoreductase, which produces MAVNTKIALVTGGSRGLGKNMAIAIAKKGLDVIITYNSKKEEADAVVAEIESLGQKAASLQLNVADSGTFDSFFENVKTVLKGTFKTDKFDFLVNNAGIGIHNSFMGTTEAEFDRLTNIQFKGPFFLTQKGLNVMNDGGGIVNISTGLARFSFPGYAAYASMKGAIETLTKYQAKELGARKIRANVVAPGAIETDFGGGVVRDNEQMNQQIASVTALGRVGLPDDIGGVVAFLCTEDARWINAQRIEVSGGMML; this is translated from the coding sequence ATGGCAGTAAATACAAAAATAGCTCTAGTTACCGGCGGTAGCAGAGGTTTAGGAAAAAATATGGCAATTGCGATTGCAAAAAAAGGACTTGATGTAATTATCACATACAACAGCAAAAAAGAAGAAGCTGACGCTGTGGTTGCAGAAATCGAAAGCTTAGGTCAAAAAGCGGCTTCTCTGCAATTGAATGTTGCCGATTCTGGGACTTTCGATTCTTTCTTCGAAAATGTAAAAACAGTTTTGAAAGGCACTTTTAAAACAGACAAATTTGATTTTTTAGTAAATAATGCCGGAATCGGAATTCACAATTCGTTCATGGGAACTACTGAAGCAGAGTTTGATCGATTGACCAATATTCAGTTTAAAGGGCCATTTTTCTTAACGCAGAAAGGATTAAATGTAATGAATGACGGCGGCGGAATTGTAAATATTTCTACTGGTTTGGCAAGATTTTCTTTCCCAGGCTATGCGGCTTACGCGTCTATGAAAGGTGCGATCGAAACTTTGACAAAATATCAGGCAAAGGAACTGGGCGCAAGAAAAATTAGAGCCAACGTTGTAGCTCCTGGCGCCATAGAAACTGATTTTGGAGGCGGAGTTGTTCGCGACAATGAACAAATGAATCAGCAGATTGCTTCTGTAACGGCTCTAGGAAGAGTTGGCCTTCCTGATGATATTGGAGGAGTTGTTGCCTTCTTATGCACCGAAGACGCTCGCTGGATAAACGCACAAAGAATTGAAGTTTCTGGAGGAATGATGCTGTAA
- a CDS encoding CocE/NonD family hydrolase, with protein sequence MKKSIILLLICFSFQIGTSQKIYFEKSNYKDSLTLSKNIPLLAKKLLPLYKNPSRASYLDNYARIQSVAGDFKGMHQTFATYSQEILGDSIANRPLGFIYKTYGKTAQKEPQTKSDFERVYTAEFYKLYNTFNADGKSWAEGYYDLKLSDIKNDYEAQLKTDQDNDSISVENAAQLCRQYARYFILSKTFSLARNIISKIEADTYIIDRDIIITLPNGSTISATMVRLKNVTEPQPVVMKYNIYAGNEVSDCKEIANMGYVGFVANTRGKRLSNDPIEPYEHDGDDAYHILDWVSKQSWCNGKIGLYGGSYLGFSQWSAVKKVHPALKTIVPLVSVGAGIDFPMQNGIFMSYALKWIHLVANTKLTDLNSFLNSKKWDEVFTKYYKTGASFRSLDKIEGNSSPIFQRWLEHPAYDSYWQNMTPQKEAFANINIPILSTTGYYDDDQLGAMYYYNQYQKYNKSDNYYLIIGPYDHGGSQGAPRKELGGYTIDEVANIPINAIIFQWFDHILKGAKRPEILKDKVNFEIMGKNEWRSVSSLDKMHNDNLTFYLSNRNSKYSLQKTAPKKAISINQTVDFTDRSEINIYNDDYVNGFPKVIDSNLKPEKQLLVFESDPLENSTIISGSLKASLKISTNKKDIDVEIQLYEKTAKGLYFALTNNLQRASFAKDRTKRQLLTPNKIETIDIAQTFIISKELEKGSSIIVVLGANKNPNWEVNYGSGKNVSEETIDDAKEPLQIKWYSDSTITIPILKL encoded by the coding sequence ATGAAAAAAAGCATCATTCTACTATTAATTTGTTTTTCCTTTCAAATAGGAACTTCACAAAAAATCTATTTCGAAAAAAGCAATTACAAAGACAGTCTTACACTCAGCAAAAACATTCCGCTTCTTGCTAAAAAGCTGCTGCCCCTTTATAAAAATCCAAGCAGAGCTTCTTATTTAGACAATTATGCCAGAATACAATCTGTTGCAGGAGATTTTAAGGGAATGCATCAAACTTTTGCAACCTATTCACAGGAAATTTTAGGAGATAGTATTGCTAACAGGCCTTTAGGATTTATCTATAAAACTTATGGAAAAACAGCACAAAAGGAACCTCAAACTAAATCTGATTTTGAGAGAGTCTATACTGCTGAGTTTTATAAGTTATACAACACTTTTAATGCAGATGGAAAAAGCTGGGCCGAAGGATATTATGATTTAAAACTATCCGACATTAAAAACGATTATGAAGCGCAGCTTAAAACTGATCAAGATAATGACAGCATTAGTGTAGAAAATGCTGCGCAATTATGCAGACAATATGCTCGCTATTTTATTTTAAGCAAAACATTTTCTCTTGCTCGTAATATAATTTCAAAAATAGAAGCGGATACTTATATAATTGACCGTGACATCATTATTACATTGCCAAACGGAAGCACAATTTCTGCCACGATGGTCAGACTTAAAAATGTAACCGAGCCACAGCCTGTTGTAATGAAATATAATATCTATGCTGGTAATGAAGTGAGTGACTGTAAAGAAATTGCAAACATGGGCTATGTAGGTTTTGTGGCCAATACTCGAGGTAAACGTTTAAGCAATGATCCGATAGAACCTTACGAACATGATGGCGATGATGCGTACCATATTCTGGATTGGGTTAGCAAACAGTCATGGTGCAATGGCAAAATTGGATTGTATGGAGGCAGTTATTTAGGTTTTAGCCAATGGAGCGCTGTAAAAAAAGTGCATCCTGCTTTAAAGACCATTGTTCCCTTGGTTTCAGTAGGAGCCGGAATTGATTTTCCTATGCAAAACGGTATTTTTATGAGCTATGCTTTAAAATGGATTCATTTGGTTGCCAATACAAAACTAACAGATCTCAACAGCTTTTTGAACAGCAAAAAATGGGATGAAGTTTTTACAAAATACTATAAAACAGGAGCTAGTTTCCGTTCTTTAGACAAAATTGAAGGCAATTCTTCGCCTATATTTCAAAGATGGCTAGAACATCCTGCTTATGATAGCTACTGGCAGAATATGACTCCTCAAAAAGAAGCATTTGCTAATATTAATATTCCTATTTTAAGTACAACAGGTTATTACGATGATGATCAGCTTGGAGCGATGTACTACTACAATCAATACCAAAAATACAATAAAAGTGATAATTATTATCTCATAATCGGGCCTTATGACCATGGCGGTTCACAAGGAGCTCCCCGAAAAGAATTAGGCGGTTACACCATCGATGAAGTGGCAAATATTCCAATTAATGCCATTATTTTTCAATGGTTTGACCATATCTTGAAAGGTGCCAAACGTCCTGAAATTTTGAAGGATAAAGTAAACTTTGAAATTATGGGTAAAAATGAATGGAGAAGCGTTTCTTCTTTAGACAAAATGCACAATGACAACCTAACCTTTTATTTAAGCAACAGGAATTCCAAATATTCATTGCAAAAAACAGCTCCAAAAAAGGCCATTTCTATTAACCAGACTGTTGATTTTACAGATCGATCTGAAATTAATATCTATAATGATGACTACGTAAATGGTTTTCCTAAAGTTATAGATTCGAATTTGAAACCAGAAAAACAGCTCTTGGTTTTTGAAAGTGATCCTCTTGAAAATTCAACAATAATTAGCGGTTCTTTAAAAGCATCGTTAAAAATAAGCACCAACAAAAAAGACATAGATGTTGAAATACAGCTTTACGAAAAAACAGCAAAAGGCCTATATTTTGCTTTAACCAACAATTTACAAAGAGCCAGTTTCGCAAAAGACAGAACCAAAAGACAATTGTTGACTCCTAATAAAATAGAAACAATCGACATTGCGCAAACCTTTATAATTTCAAAAGAATTAGAAAAAGGAAGTTCTATTATTGTTGTATTGGGAGCTAATAAAAATCCAAACTGGGAAGTTAATTACGGTTCTGGTAAAAACGTTAGCGAAGAAACTATCGATGATGCTAAAGAGCCTCTACAAATAAAATGGTATTCTGACAGCACCATTACAATTCCGATTTTAAAATTGTAA
- a CDS encoding LytR/AlgR family response regulator transcription factor, protein MKEIKKCIIVDDEPAAHYVLANYIKQNPQLELVFQGYNGIEAMNFLRENSVDLMFLDINMPEISGMELLKILPTHPKTILTTAYSEFALESYDYGVIDYLLKPIYFPRFLKAIDRFFATESVKQKAEETVNSVSVKVDGYMMDIELDQLLFAQSFGNYVKLHTTKRTFLASITTTEFEKCLPEKSFMRIHKSYIVALDKIDATEKDFVVIKNERIPIGITYKRELTDRLKKLEL, encoded by the coding sequence ATGAAAGAAATAAAGAAATGCATTATTGTAGACGACGAACCTGCTGCGCATTATGTTCTGGCCAATTATATCAAACAGAATCCGCAGTTAGAATTGGTTTTTCAAGGATATAACGGCATTGAGGCGATGAACTTTCTTAGAGAAAATTCGGTAGATTTAATGTTTCTGGACATCAATATGCCTGAGATTTCAGGAATGGAATTGCTAAAAATTCTTCCGACGCATCCTAAAACTATTTTAACCACAGCGTATTCTGAATTTGCACTTGAAAGCTACGATTATGGTGTAATTGACTATCTGCTGAAACCTATTTATTTTCCAAGATTTCTAAAAGCAATTGACCGCTTTTTTGCTACTGAAAGCGTGAAGCAAAAAGCAGAAGAAACAGTCAATTCGGTAAGCGTAAAAGTCGACGGTTATATGATGGATATCGAATTGGACCAGCTTTTGTTTGCTCAGAGTTTTGGCAATTATGTAAAACTTCACACGACAAAAAGAACTTTTCTAGCTTCAATTACTACAACTGAATTTGAAAAATGCCTGCCAGAAAAGAGTTTTATGCGCATTCATAAATCATACATCGTGGCTTTGGATAAAATCGATGCCACCGAAAAAGACTTTGTGGTGATTAAAAACGAAAGAATTCCAATTGGGATTACCTATAAAAGAGAGCTGACCGACAGGTTAAAAAAACTAGAGCTGTAA
- a CDS encoding TolC family protein, whose amino-acid sequence MYFKKITFLFLLIFASIGYAQTLSLKEALKIGLENYGSIRAKNNYTNASKETLKQSRRDYLPNLNLSAQQDYGTVNGQNGPLYGFGGLGVASSGLPLPEQNWNSAFGALYLVNMNWDFFTFGKTQEKINLSKIDVQAKEKDLEQEKFQQEIKISAAYLNLLASQRLLISQEKNLSRAEVFKKTAVARVKNGLLAGVDSTLATAEVSKAKMALNLARNFVKEQNNKLVDLMGVAPQDFVADTLFVTQIPKELVTKETATDSLHPLLQFYKTKIDYSNQQVKLYKRFYYPTMSAFGVLQTRASGFDSSYATNQNAFTRNYWDGVNPDRTNYLVGVGITWNLTTPFRSSKQVSAQKFVSQALQEEYNQADRELKSQLAFAEDKIKITLENYAEAPIQVDAAQRAYLQKSTLYKNGLTDLTDLTQTIYTLNRAEIDRDIVNNNVWQSYLLKVAATGNFDLFINEF is encoded by the coding sequence ATGTATTTCAAAAAAATTACCTTTTTATTTTTATTGATTTTTGCCTCAATCGGTTATGCTCAAACCCTGTCTTTAAAAGAAGCTTTAAAGATAGGTCTTGAAAACTACGGTTCTATCCGAGCAAAAAACAATTACACCAATGCCTCAAAAGAGACTCTAAAACAATCTCGACGTGATTATCTGCCCAACCTGAACTTATCGGCACAGCAGGATTACGGAACCGTAAACGGACAAAATGGGCCGCTTTATGGTTTTGGAGGTTTAGGAGTTGCATCATCAGGACTTCCGCTTCCGGAGCAAAACTGGAACTCGGCTTTTGGCGCACTTTATTTAGTCAACATGAACTGGGATTTTTTCACTTTCGGAAAAACACAGGAAAAAATCAATCTCTCTAAAATTGATGTTCAGGCTAAAGAAAAAGATTTAGAGCAGGAAAAATTTCAGCAGGAAATCAAAATCTCTGCGGCTTATCTAAATTTATTGGCCAGCCAGAGATTACTGATTTCGCAAGAAAAAAACCTTTCTCGCGCAGAAGTTTTCAAAAAGACAGCGGTTGCGAGAGTTAAAAACGGATTATTGGCCGGAGTCGATTCTACCTTGGCTACAGCCGAAGTTTCTAAAGCTAAAATGGCTCTAAACCTTGCTAGAAACTTCGTTAAGGAACAAAACAACAAATTAGTCGATTTAATGGGTGTTGCTCCGCAAGATTTTGTTGCTGACACTTTGTTTGTAACTCAGATTCCGAAAGAATTAGTGACCAAAGAAACTGCCACAGACAGTCTTCATCCGTTATTGCAATTCTATAAAACCAAAATTGATTACAGCAATCAGCAGGTTAAATTGTATAAAAGATTTTACTACCCGACAATGAGCGCTTTTGGGGTTTTACAGACCAGAGCCTCTGGATTTGACAGTTCGTATGCGACAAACCAAAACGCTTTTACCCGAAATTACTGGGATGGCGTAAATCCAGATCGTACAAACTATTTGGTTGGTGTTGGAATTACTTGGAATTTAACCACTCCTTTCAGATCAAGCAAACAAGTAAGTGCCCAAAAATTTGTATCTCAGGCTTTGCAAGAAGAATACAATCAGGCAGATAGAGAATTAAAATCTCAGCTGGCTTTCGCCGAAGATAAAATCAAAATTACTTTGGAAAATTATGCCGAAGCACCGATTCAGGTTGATGCCGCACAAAGAGCTTACCTTCAGAAATCGACATTATACAAAAATGGCTTGACCGATCTAACCGATTTAACGCAAACCATTTACACGCTGAACCGAGCTGAAATCGATCGAGATATTGTCAATAACAATGTGTGGCAGTCGTACTTGCTGAAAGTTGCTGCAACAGGAAATTTTGACTTATTTATAAATGAATTTTAA
- a CDS encoding helix-turn-helix domain-containing protein, with product MKSLDSFYKEITEGSTVDPTSLLPNDIQKEIGHFNVFDIKELLERMKGKPGMPYDRRAYYKISLIKGHNRAEYADKVIEIKKQGLLFATPKIPYNYLPQDTNQGGQFCVFTSEFLSKSKSGIDLDELPIFASDGYPIFQLTDEEVSEVELIFNKIQKEINSDYIYKYDLIRNYVAELIHFGQKLQPITALYSKHNSAARVSSLFAELLERQFPIESPNQRLELRTAKDFAERLSVHVNHLNKVLKENTGKTTTELISSRLTNEAKILLKQTDWNISEIAYSLGFEELAHFSNFFKKQTSYTPIAFRS from the coding sequence ATGAAATCCCTAGATTCATTTTATAAAGAGATTACCGAGGGCTCGACAGTTGATCCTACTTCTCTACTTCCAAATGACATTCAGAAAGAAATCGGACATTTTAATGTATTTGATATAAAAGAACTTTTGGAGCGCATGAAAGGAAAACCTGGAATGCCTTATGACAGAAGGGCCTACTACAAAATAAGTTTGATAAAGGGCCACAACAGAGCCGAATATGCCGATAAGGTAATCGAAATAAAAAAACAAGGATTGCTGTTTGCAACACCAAAAATTCCGTACAATTATTTGCCTCAGGATACCAATCAGGGAGGCCAATTTTGTGTGTTTACCAGCGAATTTTTATCTAAAAGCAAAAGCGGAATAGACTTGGATGAGCTTCCTATTTTCGCTTCAGACGGTTATCCCATTTTTCAGCTTACGGACGAAGAAGTTTCCGAAGTAGAATTGATTTTCAATAAAATACAAAAAGAAATCAACTCTGATTATATCTACAAATACGATTTGATCAGAAATTATGTGGCTGAATTAATTCACTTTGGGCAAAAATTGCAGCCTATTACAGCTTTATATTCTAAACACAATTCGGCAGCAAGAGTTTCTTCTTTATTTGCCGAATTATTAGAAAGACAATTTCCTATAGAATCCCCAAATCAAAGATTAGAATTGAGGACTGCAAAAGATTTTGCAGAGCGATTATCTGTTCATGTGAATCATTTAAACAAGGTTTTAAAAGAAAATACCGGAAAAACCACAACAGAATTAATTAGCAGCCGTTTGACAAACGAAGCCAAAATCCTTTTAAAACAAACCGATTGGAACATATCTGAAATTGCCTATTCGCTTGGTTTTGAAGAATTAGCGCATTTTTCTAATTTCTTTAAAAAACAAACTTCTTACACGCCGATTGCTTTTAGGAGTTAA
- a CDS encoding SDR family oxidoreductase, producing the protein MDLSNNKILITGGASGIGLGLAERFIQENNTVIICGRRASLLEEVKAKFPSIIAKVCDLSIEEERIALYEWIAANHPDLNVLVNNAGIQNWMDITDADFYENMKNEVSTNIEAPLHLTSLFIQLPSLKTVMNVTSGLAFSPFAKVPVYSATKAFFRSFTLSLRHLLKEKNVEVVEIIPPALNTDLGGIGLHDAHPSVSSFIEAIFEQLKEGKQELTFGTSETRLNASAEELRNHFNAMHP; encoded by the coding sequence ATGGATTTATCAAACAACAAAATTTTAATAACTGGCGGTGCAAGCGGTATCGGACTTGGGCTTGCCGAACGATTTATTCAGGAAAACAATACCGTGATTATCTGCGGAAGAAGAGCTTCTCTTTTGGAAGAAGTAAAAGCTAAATTCCCTTCGATTATTGCTAAAGTATGCGATTTGTCTATAGAAGAAGAACGCATTGCTCTTTATGAATGGATTGCAGCAAATCATCCTGACTTAAATGTTTTAGTCAATAATGCAGGAATTCAAAACTGGATGGACATAACGGATGCAGATTTTTATGAAAACATGAAAAATGAAGTCAGCACAAATATTGAAGCTCCTTTGCATTTAACTTCATTGTTTATTCAGCTGCCATCTCTAAAAACAGTGATGAATGTGACTTCTGGATTAGCATTTTCGCCTTTTGCAAAAGTTCCTGTTTACTCGGCTACTAAAGCTTTTTTCAGATCATTTACACTGTCGCTTCGCCATTTACTGAAAGAAAAAAATGTTGAAGTGGTAGAAATAATTCCTCCAGCCTTAAACACCGATTTAGGCGGCATTGGTTTGCACGACGCGCATCCAAGCGTAAGCAGTTTTATTGAAGCTATTTTCGAACAATTAAAAGAGGGAAAACAAGAATTGACATTCGGAACCAGCGAAACTAGGCTTAATGCAAGCGCAGAAGAATTGAGAAATCATTTTAATGCAATGCATCCTTAA
- a CDS encoding 2'-5' RNA ligase family protein: MEKTYSVVFYSKSLVEPVKKMKDFLKSKINWYNSCNSEAHITICEFEIDESQLDSIKQKLSQIADPFTPFQVTLNHFDSFPNAGAFFIGVTEESKNSMVPIMKKVHETFKFLKLKKSDNPHLSIGRRLTPENLKIASELFTAINLQFECNEIVLREFDPKVKQFFVIEAFPFGSNPAPEFAQGSLF, from the coding sequence ATGGAAAAAACATATTCGGTTGTATTTTATTCTAAATCATTGGTTGAGCCCGTTAAAAAAATGAAAGACTTTTTAAAAAGTAAAATCAACTGGTACAACAGCTGCAATTCTGAAGCACACATTACGATTTGTGAATTTGAAATCGACGAATCTCAACTCGATTCTATCAAACAAAAGCTTTCTCAAATTGCTGATCCTTTTACTCCTTTCCAAGTAACATTAAATCACTTTGATTCTTTTCCGAATGCTGGCGCTTTTTTTATTGGCGTAACCGAAGAATCTAAAAATAGTATGGTGCCTATCATGAAAAAAGTTCATGAAACCTTCAAGTTTTTAAAACTTAAAAAAAGCGATAATCCGCACCTGTCAATTGGACGAAGATTAACTCCAGAAAACCTTAAAATAGCTTCTGAGCTTTTTACCGCAATTAATCTTCAATTTGAATGCAATGAAATTGTTTTAAGAGAATTTGATCCCAAAGTAAAACAGTTTTTTGTAATTGAAGCTTTTCCTTTCGGAAGCAATCCTGCGCCTGAGTTTGCACAGGGAAGTCTTTTTTAA
- a CDS encoding sensor histidine kinase → MNKRIENILDNKWWQEVAVVLFSFTIYTLKNDWMLFSSFISILMGIFFYCILYMHAQFNRFFLLPILFKANKPFTYIILTLFGVFVFSVILYEITMLDMFAKCHLYQNSHQRSYVYQLASVLGTLVCILSPIIVFKFYRIHRKQTDAALLFNQMQLNSLKGQLNPHFLFNTFNTLYGISLQFPDRTPDLIMKVSQLMRYQLESNSKQCVSLEDELEFINSYVQLEKERVGYRCDITFESKVDNENAYKISPMLLIAFIENAFKHGTCAIEKCFVKITISVENGLLHLHVANSIPKKNDVISTKIGLKNTIERLKLIYGKDYKLDIQDDKQIYVVDLEIQLKKFVG, encoded by the coding sequence ATGAACAAAAGAATTGAAAACATATTGGATAACAAATGGTGGCAGGAGGTAGCCGTTGTCCTTTTTTCATTTACAATTTATACCCTAAAAAATGACTGGATGCTCTTTAGTTCCTTCATTTCGATCTTGATGGGGATATTTTTCTATTGCATTTTATATATGCACGCTCAGTTTAACCGCTTTTTTTTGCTTCCTATTTTATTTAAAGCGAATAAACCTTTTACTTATATTATCCTGACGCTTTTTGGTGTTTTTGTATTCTCGGTCATTTTGTATGAAATTACAATGCTGGATATGTTTGCCAAATGCCATTTGTACCAAAACTCGCATCAGAGAAGTTATGTGTATCAATTGGCAAGCGTTTTAGGAACTTTGGTCTGCATTCTCAGCCCGATTATTGTTTTTAAATTTTATCGCATTCACAGAAAACAGACCGATGCGGCTTTATTGTTCAATCAAATGCAGCTGAATTCATTGAAAGGACAATTGAACCCGCATTTTTTGTTTAATACTTTTAATACCCTTTACGGAATCAGCCTTCAGTTTCCAGATAGAACGCCAGATTTGATTATGAAAGTTTCGCAGCTAATGCGCTATCAGCTAGAAAGCAACAGCAAACAATGCGTATCTTTGGAAGATGAGCTGGAATTTATAAACAGTTATGTGCAGCTTGAAAAAGAGCGTGTTGGCTATCGATGCGATATTACTTTTGAAAGTAAAGTGGATAACGAAAATGCCTATAAAATTTCTCCAATGCTTTTGATTGCATTTATCGAAAATGCTTTTAAACATGGAACCTGCGCCATCGAAAAATGCTTTGTTAAAATTACGATTTCAGTAGAAAACGGATTGCTCCATCTTCATGTTGCCAATTCAATTCCGAAGAAAAATGATGTGATTTCGACTAAAATTGGTTTGAAAAATACCATCGAACGTCTGAAATTAATTTATGGAAAAGACTATAAATTAGACATTCAAGATGATAAACAAATTTATGTTGTCGATTTAGAAATACAGCTTAAAAAGTTTGTAGGATGA